A section of the Syntrophales bacterium genome encodes:
- the pssA gene encoding CDP-diacylglycerol--serine O-phosphatidyltransferase, with protein sequence MKSMKRPARKERVKKGIYVLPNLFTTASLFCGFYAILAAMKGLFDLAAVAILISAVLDGLDGRIARMTNTTSKFGVEYDSLADLVAFGVAPAVLLYKWSLFDLGKWGFSVAFLFMVCGALRLARFNVQVGVVDSKVFNGLPIPGAAAVVASSVLLFYKLGGKGEFHHPVVPLAAVLLSFFMVSSIKYYSFKDLNLFARKPFVFLVLLVVILILIITEPQIIIFTLVTGYSISGPFLFFTREFQKYFRKIKEHRLKKKYITI encoded by the coding sequence ATGAAATCAATGAAAAGACCAGCGAGGAAAGAAAGGGTAAAGAAGGGGATTTATGTACTTCCCAATCTCTTCACGACGGCAAGCCTCTTCTGCGGTTTTTATGCCATCTTGGCTGCTATGAAAGGATTATTCGATCTGGCCGCGGTAGCCATACTGATTTCAGCGGTTTTGGACGGCCTCGATGGTCGTATTGCCAGGATGACTAATACTACGAGCAAATTTGGTGTGGAATACGATTCGTTAGCAGATTTAGTGGCTTTTGGTGTGGCGCCGGCAGTACTGCTTTACAAGTGGTCCTTGTTCGATTTGGGAAAATGGGGTTTCTCCGTTGCCTTCCTGTTTATGGTGTGTGGGGCTTTGAGACTTGCCCGTTTTAACGTTCAGGTAGGGGTGGTCGACAGCAAGGTCTTTAATGGTCTTCCCATTCCGGGTGCAGCTGCCGTAGTGGCATCTTCTGTTCTTCTCTTTTATAAACTTGGAGGTAAAGGTGAATTTCATCATCCCGTTGTTCCTCTAGCTGCGGTTTTACTCTCCTTCTTTATGGTTAGCAGTATTAAGTATTACAGCTTTAAAGATCTTAACCTCTTTGCCCGGAAACCGTTTGTTTTCTTAGTATTACTTGTTGTTATTCTGATCCTCATAATTACAGAACCGCAGATCATAATTTTTACATTGGTCACTGGTTACAGTATATCGGGGCCTTTTTTGTTTTTCACCCGTGAATTTCAGAAGTATTTCCGTAAGATAAAGGAGCATCGGCTCAAGAAGAAATACATCACAATTTGA
- a CDS encoding aspartate-semialdehyde dehydrogenase, giving the protein MKARSVAVVGATGAVGNEMVKILEERDFPVRELKLLASERSIGKYIDFKGESIPVDVLRDDSFKGVEIALFSAGASISRQFAPVAAAEGCVVVDNSSAFRMEPDIPLVVPEVNPETIVLYKNRGIISNPNCSTIQMVVALKPIYDAVGIKRIVVSTYQSVSGTGRRAIEELEKQTKALLMFQEPEVEVYPHQIAFNCIPHIDVFLENGYTREEMKMVHETKKIMNDQNIAITATTVRVPVFYSHSESVNVETYKKITPQEVRRLLSEAPGVVVLDDPANNVYPMAIGAAGCDEVFVGRIREDESIPNGINMWIVSDNLRKGAALNAVQIAEILIRDYL; this is encoded by the coding sequence ATGAAAGCACGATCAGTGGCTGTTGTCGGCGCTACAGGGGCTGTCGGCAACGAGATGGTTAAAATTCTGGAAGAAAGGGATTTCCCTGTAAGAGAGCTGAAGCTGTTGGCCTCGGAGAGATCGATTGGTAAGTACATTGATTTTAAAGGAGAGAGTATTCCTGTGGACGTGCTTCGGGACGATTCCTTCAAGGGTGTGGAAATAGCATTGTTCTCCGCAGGGGCCTCCATTAGTAGGCAGTTTGCACCGGTAGCAGCTGCAGAGGGTTGTGTGGTAGTTGATAACTCGAGTGCCTTCCGCATGGAGCCCGATATTCCCCTTGTGGTGCCGGAGGTGAACCCTGAAACAATTGTCTTATATAAGAATCGGGGCATCATCTCTAATCCTAACTGTTCCACTATTCAGATGGTGGTGGCTTTGAAACCCATTTACGATGCAGTTGGTATAAAGAGGATTGTGGTATCAACATACCAGTCTGTTTCGGGAACAGGCCGAAGAGCGATAGAAGAACTGGAGAAACAGACAAAAGCACTCCTCATGTTTCAGGAACCGGAAGTGGAAGTTTATCCTCATCAGATTGCATTTAACTGTATTCCCCATATAGATGTTTTTTTGGAAAATGGATATACGCGGGAAGAGATGAAGATGGTCCATGAAACTAAAAAGATTATGAATGATCAGAACATTGCCATAACAGCCACGACGGTCAGAGTTCCTGTGTTCTATTCCCACTCTGAGTCTGTGAATGTGGAAACTTACAAGAAAATAACCCCTCAAGAAGTGCGGAGGTTACTCTCAGAAGCACCAGGGGTTGTGGTGTTGGACGATCCTGCCAATAATGTTTACCCAATGGCGATTGGGGCAGCTGGTTGTGATGAGGTATTTGTGGGGAGGATACGGGAGGATGAGTCTATTCCTAATGGTATCAATATGTGGATCGTTTCGGATAATCTGCGAAAGGGAGCGGCATTGAATGCTGTTCAGATTGCGGAGATTCTCATAAGGGATTATCTCTGA
- a CDS encoding phosphatidylserine decarboxylase family protein: METKHTEPILKEGMPFIIPLIFLTLIAAICRFPFLAVLLGVSTLFVSWFFRNPERNIPSNPALILAPADGRIIKVENGVTHEMLGEPCRKVSIFMNVFNVHVNRAPCGGLVEDISYRKGQFFAANLDRAVFENEQNALLLRREDGKKLVVVQIAGLVARRIVCWVTRGTEVLRGQRFGMIKFGSRLDVYLPVETRILVKVGDRVLAGESPIGELP; encoded by the coding sequence ATGGAGACAAAACATACAGAACCCATCTTAAAGGAGGGAATGCCCTTTATAATCCCTCTTATTTTTCTAACACTGATTGCTGCGATATGCCGTTTTCCTTTTTTGGCAGTTCTCTTGGGCGTATCTACGCTTTTCGTATCATGGTTTTTCCGTAACCCTGAGCGAAACATTCCATCCAATCCTGCATTGATTCTCGCGCCGGCGGATGGGAGGATTATCAAGGTGGAGAATGGTGTAACACATGAGATGTTGGGTGAGCCCTGCAGGAAGGTTAGCATATTTATGAATGTGTTTAATGTGCATGTGAACAGGGCTCCCTGTGGGGGTCTTGTGGAGGATATAAGTTACCGAAAGGGACAATTTTTTGCCGCGAATTTGGACCGGGCTGTATTTGAAAATGAACAGAACGCCCTTTTGTTGAGGAGGGAGGATGGGAAAAAACTAGTTGTTGTTCAAATCGCAGGTCTCGTGGCAAGAAGGATTGTTTGCTGGGTTACAAGGGGCACAGAGGTGTTGAGGGGACAGAGGTTTGGGATGATTAAATTTGGTTCCCGGCTTGATGTTTATCTTCCTGTGGAGACACGTATTCTGGTAAAAGTTGGAGATCGTGTCCTTGCCGGGGAGTCACCTATAGGAGAATTGCCATGA
- the rsmD gene encoding 16S rRNA (guanine(966)-N(2))-methyltransferase RsmD, producing MRITGGLAKGKRLIPPRSTSLRPTTAGVREAIFNILASVEGLTFLDLYAGSGGVGLEALSRGARKVVFVEKNAKMAAFIRDMTRSMEWGDRVEVLCVEVKKAINILSNKKETYDVIFADPPYNKGLVNWILRTVLTERLLKDQGVFIIQHSTREPISCGELHSKMLEVRERQYGETALSLIRLRKGEEGP from the coding sequence ATGAGGATTACGGGTGGTTTAGCGAAGGGGAAGAGATTGATCCCACCAAGGAGTACTTCACTTCGGCCTACGACCGCAGGTGTGCGGGAGGCCATTTTTAACATACTTGCAAGTGTTGAAGGATTGACTTTTCTTGATCTTTACGCGGGTTCGGGGGGGGTGGGACTGGAAGCGTTAAGCCGTGGAGCTCGGAAGGTAGTGTTTGTGGAGAAGAACGCGAAAATGGCGGCGTTCATAAGGGATATGACAAGAAGTATGGAGTGGGGTGATAGGGTGGAAGTGCTGTGTGTCGAGGTGAAAAAGGCTATAAACATTCTTAGCAATAAGAAGGAAACTTACGATGTTATATTTGCCGATCCACCCTACAATAAAGGTTTGGTGAACTGGATCTTAAGGACCGTTCTGACAGAGAGGTTGTTAAAGGATCAGGGAGTTTTTATTATACAGCATTCCACCCGGGAACCTATTAGCTGTGGGGAGCTTCATTCTAAAATGCTGGAAGTTAGGGAGAGGCAATACGGAGAAACTGCGTTGTCACTTATAAGACTAAGGAAAGGAGAAGAGGGTCCATGA